The segment TACTTTAGTATGGGAAAGCCATATTTACTTCGTGCCCAGTCGACTGTAGTCCCCCCGCACGTGCAGTGACCTGGGCATACGAGCCAGTGGCCAATATAGAGCCCGATCCACAACTAGATCTCGAGCCCAAGTGAAAGGTAGAGCCTGAGGTACAGCTTGAGGCCGAGTCCGAGCAATCGCATTCACATTCGGCTGGTACTTCTTATCATCCGGATTTTCCAGACAATGACTATTTCCTGGGCTCGTCAAGGGGCAGATACCATTACGGGTTTGATATCTTTGGGTCGTCTCCATCGCAAAGACAAGACTTCTCTCGGCCAGATCCCCTCAAGACAAAGACTAGCCTCGACCCATATCCACCACAGTACTTCACTCCTCCTGGGATGTATCCGCTGCAGCATGACACTCCTCCCAGCTCAAGTTCATCGATGCCATTCGAGCCATATGATTTTTCTTCCATGTATCAGACACCCTCATCTACGACTAAAGAGGATGTTGGTCGTCGTGATCACCCACAACGTGAATGTCGACCTCCGAATAGGTATACCCCTAGGACCACACCATCTAACTATCAACTTTAGGGGATTATTGGGTTTTGATATTAAAAATTTCGTATTTCTTTCTATAATTAGATTAATTGGAATTTTAAAAATtgtaacaaaatttgaccataacgtaaattagattaatttggaCATGTTGaacattaaaacactaaaacttaataaacttagtcttgtaatataaattaaatacattacaacattaatctaattggaacaaactttgcaatataatttttttatataaattaaatacattacaacatagGCTCAATTCCTACCCGATCGTGACGATTGTCCAATATGATGTTTCACTGCGGGCATTTACTCCGATTATGACCAACTAACCTGCATAATCCACAACGCTTACCATCAGATTTCTCTCTAATGTCCATCTCATTATGAATTCTGGATGATTGCGGATGACCTCTCGGATTCCTGCGTAGCCCTCTGTTTAGGACAAGCTCGAAAGTCGTTGGAGGCACCTCTCACGTAGACAAGTCAGGCAGGACGGGGAACTCATTTTCCCAGATACGTAACATGCGCTCGAGTGTGTACACATCATCGACAAATTGTTCAACATTAAGGTTCACCTTAGCACACGCTGCCACGACATGCTCACATAGATAATGAAGTGTTTAGAACCTCCTGCAATCACACCGTCTGTTACGGAGGTCAACTCCATAGGACCTAAGTGGTATACCAGTCGACGACCGATGGTCTCTGTAACACGAAATGTTTCATGGCATCGTGAATATATTTCTATATTCATCGACCTCGCCATCCGACTGTTTGCAACCATTGCATCCCTGACATCTTCGACAAACACGTGTGCCGCCTCTATCTTGTTGACTTGTTgctgacccattcttggcatcaaggttGCCAACCTATAAAATGTAGCCAAAAAGACAGATAAAATCGGAAGATGTCGTGTTTTCAACAACACAGCGTTGACCCCCTCCACTAAGTTTGTGGTTATTTGACTATAACGAAAGCCCTcatcaaaactttgagcccattgccacgGCTCTATAGTACCCAACCACTGTTGGAAAGATGTGTTCGTTTGACCCTCCATATCACTCTCAAGTCGAGCCATTCTTTGGCAAAAAATATGTGGCTCCAGCTCGTACACTGTATATGTATTAAGGAAAGATAAGTTACAGTATTGGcctaaagcattaaaacatatgtTGAAAAGATGAGGTAatcatttacccattttcacaacttgtctcttccagtctgcattcttataatctcgaTGAAAGTTAGCCGCGATGTCCTGGATACAGTAAATAGATCTCCATGGTACACCAGAATGCCTAATGGCGACACTTAATCCTTTCCctctatcggagatgatgcaaatattatcgttgctaataacatCCCTCTGCAAgttggtaaggaagaattcccatgaTTCCATGTTCTCCTTATTTACGATAACAAAAGCTATCGGGAGCACGTTCCTATTGTCGTCTTGAGCAACCGTAAGAAGTAAgatctgtgtatattttccatatagccaGGTCCCATCTACTTGTACAAACGGCTTGCAGTGGGGAAATACGCGCACACATGGATCAAACATCCAGAACATCAGATGGAAAATTCTTTTTCCTGGCTGTAATTGGTCATCCGGGCcgtaataaggtcgtgtctgTAACTCAATGATAGTCCTTAGTACGTACTCCCGCATAGTGGCTATCCATCCCTGTAACTCGTTATACGATGCATCGAAATCCCCATAAAATTGCTCCATTGCCATTTGTTTAGCTATCCACGCCTTTCGATATGATACTTGATACTGAAACCGTACCTGCATTTCGGCAATCAGTACTGAAAATTTAATGGTCggcatgtccttcaccattggcatgataaACGTACAGATAGTTTTAGAATCAAGTTTTCCATGGTCTTCAGTCATACATATTGAtgtgcatgtgtgaggcccaacaaattttcgTATCTCCCACATCTGCGATTTTTGAATAAATGCAGCTCGTACACGCCAATTACAGCCTTCCGCTGACTTCCAACACTCTCCAATATATAATATCGGTTTAGACACTGCAACTTTGTAATCCattgatatattcatgctataccgctTAATAGCAAATACACACTCTTCTTTACTTTCGAATCTCTGGCCTACCAATAACTCCTCATGTTGAGAATTTACGGCCAGCCAGTGAGCAGGAAGTATTTCAGGGTACTCCGGAAACTCAGCTTCATGCGCCACATTGGGGTCTATGAGCGACATATGTGGCCCAAGGTTATTGTGTATCACAACACGTCGCATCTGGTTCCCCACTGAAGACGCGTTAATATTTCCATCGTCATTCACATCTTCATTGTCAATATCATCGGGGACATCGTCCACATCAggatcactatcactatcgaccTCTTCATCACAAGGATCACTATTATCGTATCCATCATCACTAACCACATCAATATCGGGTGTAACATTAAGATTGATATCGATCCCACGTATAGTCGATTCACTATCAACGTACAATATTGGAGCCACCACGCACGGTTCTTCAATTGCATGTTCTTCACCATATGCAGTGAGATCTTCATTCTGCTCCATATCGGCTAACTCAACAAATAAGTGAATCGGTGAATTTTTGTCACTCCCATTCCCATAGTAAAGAGCTATCGTTGTCTCCACGTCTTCAtcgtctacaagttccatttTGGTGAATTTGATAGGATCTatcgaaactggaaacttgtagaaaaattttgagatccttctcccacaacgtctaaCAATTTTTACGTTAATTCTTCCCTTCATATCATccaacgagacatttct is part of the Gossypium arboreum isolate Shixiya-1 chromosome 5, ASM2569848v2, whole genome shotgun sequence genome and harbors:
- the LOC108481536 gene encoding uncharacterized protein LOC108481536, yielding MELVDDEDVETTIALYYGNGSDKNSPIHLFVELADMEQNEDLTAYGEEHAIEEPCVVAPILYVDSESTIRGIDINLNVTPDIDVVSDDGYDNSDPCDEEVDSDSDPDVDDVPDDIDNEDVNDDGNINASSVGNQMRRVVIHNNLGPHMSLIDPNVAHEAEFPEYPEILPAHWLAVNSQHEELLVGQRFESKEECVFAIKRYSMNISMDYKVAVSKPILYIGECWKSAEGCNWRVRAAFIQKSQMWEIRKFVGPHTCTSICMTEDHGKLDSKTICTFIMPMVKDMPTIKFSVLIAEMQVRFQYQVSYRKAWIAKQMAMEQFYGDFDASYNELQGWIATMREYVLRTIIELQTRPYYGPDDQLQPGKRIFHLMFWMFDPCVRVFPHCKPFVQVDGTWLYGKYTQILLLTVAQDDNRNVLPIAFVIVNKENMESWEFFLTNLQRDVISNDNICIISDRGKGLSVAIRHSGVPWRSIYLYELEPHIFCQRMARLESDMEGQTNTSFQQWLGTIEPWQWAQSFDEGFRYSQITTNLVEGVNAVLLKTRHLPILSVFLATFYRLATLMPRMGQQQVNKIEAAHVFVEDVRDAMVANSRMARSMNIEIYSRCHETFRVTETIGRRLVYHLGPMELTSVTDGVIAGACAKVNLNVEQFVDDVYTLERMLRIWENEFPVLPDLST